From the genome of Pelmatolapia mariae isolate MD_Pm_ZW linkage group LG12, Pm_UMD_F_2, whole genome shotgun sequence, one region includes:
- the lzts1 gene encoding leucine zipper putative tumor suppressor 1 has translation MGSVSSVLNDNSLSSKHCKASQHRLKEGTSSHRKSGGCNLDGLLNCGFTQGSSSSTHPSKGLSHSRSGRSEDFFYIKVSNKPRLTHHRERSAEGQVNRNGKSDGQMQPKLLLMSGNVTEKTAHGGEIWDAEGRKRGQKEAKTSAEKSSVRSTAFKCVNPTRTSSTETGHNSLDHILCPLKKASSPNIRDKQDTSGTLSDSGRNSMSSLPTHSTSGSLSASTGPVSHSDGSSAPANSLSKGVQPNFPPWVNGNSANLDCSYGADLNSSGLVSKANEDAGSPLSADEPSALSETAGGIRSPITTDESLIERLEQKLLERESELQELQVSFEEKETDTCQLFEERQRYCAEEMEGLKQRCSTKLRQASQMAAKTQQALQLQVSQLQAEKERLQEDFSKLTREKELIELRLKAYEAESTQLAPTLEETQWEVCQKTGEISLLKQQLRECQADVSHKLNEIVGLRALLKEKTAKMEILEKQNKNHEDSLHSRTIEIEVCQNELQRKKNEADLLREKVGKLEKDIQGMKQDLVTAKEQRLQHSLQVRTHSPSQTSESQGSESTDQGREGENNEHTSTESLQREVDRLKQQLREEKNAQKRLASSFEQERQTWNKEKDRVIRYQKQLQINYLQMHRKNHDLERILKELTAELESRTELSMDIAYSSGLQTYDDVIATEI, from the exons ATGGGTAGCGTCAGCAGTGTCCTCAATGACAACAGCCTCAGCAGCAAACACTGCAAGGCATCTCAGCACAGGTTAAAGGAGGGAACAAGCAGCCACAGAAAGAGTGGAGGTTGCAACCTTGACGGGTTACTGAACTGCGGCTTCACTCAGGGCTCCTCATCCTCCACTCATCCCTCCAAAGGCCTCTCCCACTCAAGGTCTGGAAGAAGcgaagattttttttatattaag GTAAGCAATAAACCGAGGTTAACACACCACAGAGAGAGATCAGCAGAGGGCCAGGTAAACAGAAATGGGAAATCTGATGGGCAGATGCAACCAAAACTGCTGCTCATGTCTGGAAATGTGACTGAGAAG ACAGCACATGGAGGAGAGATATGGGATGCAGAAGGAAGGAAAAGAGGACAGAAAGAAGCGAAG ACTTCTGCTGAGAAGTCATCGGTCCGTTCCACTGCTTTCAAGTGCGTAAATCCCACAAGGACTTCATCCACAGAGACAGGCCACAACAGCCTGGACCACATCCTTTGTCCTCTGAAGAAAGCAAGCAGTCCAAATATTAGAGACAAGCAGGACACTTCAG GCACTCTGTCCGACTCTGGACGCAACTCCATGTCTAGCCTTCCCACCCACAGCACCAGCGGCAGCCTAAGTGCTTCCACAGGCCCTGTCAGTCACAGCGATGGCAGCTCCGCTCCTGCAAATAGCCTCAGCAAGGGAGTACAACCCAATTTCCCTCCATGGGTCAACGGGAATAGCGCTAACCTTGACTGTAGTTACGGTGCTGATTTAAACAGCAGTGGGTTGGTATCTAAGGCTAATGAGGATGCCGGCTCCCCACTCTCTGCAGATGAGCCGAGCGCTCTCTCTGAAACTGCAGGTGGGATTCGGTCTCCCATAACTACAGATGAGTCACTGATTGAACGCTTGGAACAAAAGCTGCTGGAGAGAGAAAGTGAACTACAGGAGCTGCAG GTGAGTTTTGAGGAGAAGGAAACAGACACCTGCCAGCTGTTTGAGGAAAGACAAAGGTACTGTGCTGAAGAGATGGAAGGGCTGAAGCAGCGATGCTCCACAAAGCTACGCCAAGCGTCCCAAATggctgcaaaaacacagcaagcACTCCAGCTGCAAGTCAGCCAGCTCCAG GCAGAGAAGGAAAGGCTTCAGGAAGACTTCTCTAAGCTAACTCGGGAGAAGGAGCTTATTGAGCTCAGACTAAAGGCTTATGAGGCAGAGAGCACACAGCTAGCTCCGACCCTCGAGGAAACTCAGTGGGAG GTGTGCCAAAAGACAGGAGAGATCTCACTGTTGAAGCAGCAGCTAAGAGAGTGCCAAGCGGATGTCAGCCACAAGCTGAATGAGATAGTTGGCCTCAGGGCATTGCTGaaggaaaaaacagcaaaaatggaGATTCTggagaaacagaacaaaaaccaCGAGGACAGTCTTCACTCCCGCACCATAGAGATTGAG GTGTGCCAAAATGAACTCCAGCGCAAAAAGAATGAGGCAGATCTTCTGAGGGAGAAAGTGGGCAAACTGGAGAAAGACATTCAAGGAATGAAACAGGATCTAGTCACTGCCAAAGAGCAAAGGCTGCAGCACAGTTTGCAAGTCAGAACCCATTCCCCGTCTCAGACCTCGGAAAGCCAAGGTTCAGAATCCACAGACCAGGGGCGAGAGGGAGAGAACAATGAGCACACCTCCACAGAATCCCTCCAAAGAGAGGTGGACAGACTTAAGCAGCAGCTACGGGAGGAGAAGAATGCTCAAAAGAGGCTAGCCAGCAGCTTTGAACAGGAGAGGCAGACGTGGAACAAGGAGAAAGACAGAGTTATAAGGTATCAGAAACAGCTCCAGATCAACTACCTGCAGATGCACAGGAAGAACCACGACCTGGAAAGGATCCTGAAGGAGCTGACAGCAGAACTGGAGAGCCGGACAGAGCTAAGCATGGATATCGCCTACAGCTCAGGGTTACAAACTTATGACGATGTTATTGCCACAGAGATTTGA